In Phycisphaerae bacterium RAS2, the DNA window CGCGGGCGGCCTCGCGGCGCCGTCCGTCATGCCCTCGGGCGTGTGACAGGTGAGGCACAGGCTTCGCGCGTCGCCACGGCCATCGGAGAAATCATGCGGCCCGCCGACCATGCGACTGACATGGCGTGTGCCTTGCACTGAAGTGGATGTGGTCGGTTGTGACGTCAGCTGATTTCCGGATATCGCCGGCGATTCGGATTTCCCCGGTCGCGGTGAATCAAGACAGGCTGACACGAGGGCGATGGCGATCACCGCGCACGCCAGAACGCCGGCGCTTCGGCGCGGGCGGCACCAAGCGGCAAGTCGGTTGGAAATCGTCATCGCAAGCGTCAATCGTATGGAGGTGTCCGGACGGGGGCAATCGGCGACATTGAATGATCCGGATGCTGATTCCACGGGCACTGCGCAAATCCTCGCACAGCTTGCCGCGCCGGCGTTTCGCGAATAACTTGGTTATTGACCCAGACACATCAGGAAAAGGAGCCGTGTTCCCATGCAGCGCCGAGTTCTGTTCTCCGCCAACGCCATTGCTTTTCATCTCAAATCGCGCGCCACGGCCTCGGCTGTCGCCCTCGGCGCCGCACTGCTGATTGCGGCCGCCGCCTGCGACAAACAGCCTGCACCGCCGCCGGCGAAGCCATCGACCCCGCAGACCGCCGACAAGGACCTCGAAGCCTTGCGCGATAAGGTCGTCGGGCAACCCGGCGGTGCCGCGCTCCCGGCGAATCACCCGCCGATCAGCGGTCAGCCGGCGGCCGCGAGTGCTCCCGCGCAGGATGGGATGCCGGCCGGCCATCCGCCGATCAACGCCGCGCGGCCCGCCGCGCCGTTTGCCGCGATGAGTGCCGACCCGCCCAAGTACGACGTGCCCGCGGAATGGAAGGCCCAGCAGCCAAAGACTCCGATGCGCAAGGCGCAGTACACGCTGCCGGGAGACGGCGGCGACGGGGAAATGATCCTCTTCTATTTCGGAAAAGGTGAAGGCGGCGACGTCGAGGCCAACCTCGCGCGCTGGAAGGCAATGTTCGCGACGGCCGAGGGTCAGCCCTTGCCGGAAGACGCCTGCAAAGTGGACCGCTTAACCGTCAACGAGCTTAAGGTGACGACGCTGGATGTGTCGGGCACTTACCGCGAGCCGGCGATGATGAATCCGCAGGCGCCGCCCGCGCGGCCGGACTATCGCATGATGTGCGCGATCGTGGAGATGCCCAACGGCAACTGGTTCTTCAAGGGGACCGGCCCGGCGGCGACCATGGCTACGCACGACGCCGCCTTTCGCAAACTCATTCAATCGCTCAAATCAAAATAGCGACGGCCTGACGTTCATAGCGCTATGTTAGCTGCCATTGCGCGGAATCGCGCAGCTTCCGCTCGAAGTGCGCACGAGTTCGCGCGCGAACACGGGACAGGCTCCGGCGCGTCACACGCCTGCCGGAGTTTCCTCAAGAAGACCATTGCACGAATCAACGGCAATGTATATATGTCACACCTTCTGCTGACCAGCGCGGCGATTGTCCAGTTCGCCTTCCCCCCTGCTTCGCGCGCCGCCGGGCATTTGCTCTGGGGCCGCGCGATTGATTTCTACGTATGCGCCTCCGGCGTCTGCCTCGCCGTCTTCACGCTCACGATCCTCGTGCATCTGATTCAACACTGGACGTGGGTCTGCAACTTCATCGCCGTCCGCGTCGCACGCCGGACGGGCCGCCCGTTCGCCGTTAACTCGGCCATCAATACGGTTTACGGCGTCGCCCTGTTGATCGCGGTCTTCGCGCTGGTCGGCGGCGTCCTCGTCGCGGCGAAGCTTTCCATCGTCGCGCCGGCACCGTAGGATTCGATCTCGAAGCTCATGGACTCCGCCTTGCTCGCTGCCGTTGAATTCACACCGCTCATGATCGCCGCGCTCATCGGCTGGATCATCAGCGTCTGCTTTCATGAATTCTCGCACGCCCTCGTCGCCTACTGGGGCGGCGACACATCGACTGCCGAACGCGGCTACCTCACCTTCAACCCCGCGAAGTACATCGACCCCCTCTTCAGCCTCGCCATTCCGGCGGCCGTGTTCATGCTCGGCGGCTTTCCCCTGCCCGGCGGCGCGGTGCTGATCGACTACTCACGACTTCGGTCAGACAAATGGGGTTCTTATGTCTCCGCCGCCGGTCCGGCCAGCAACTTCGTCCTCTTTCTGCTCACCGCGTTCATCTTTCACCCGGCCTTGGGCATTGTCGATGTCACCACATACGACCAGCCGAATTGGGTGTACTTCTGCGGCGCGATGGCTGTACTCAATTTCATCGCCGTCGTCTTTAACCTCATCCCCCTGCCGCCCTTCGACGGCTTCGGCATCATCGAGCACAAATTGAGCAACGAATCACGCTGGCGGATGCGAATGCCGCAAACCTCGCTCGCCTGCATCGCCCTCGCGTTCTTCGGCTTCGGCCTCGAACCGGTGCAGCGATTCGTCTGGGGCGGGTTCGATCAATTGTGCTCGATGCTGGGCTTGCCGACCGACCTGCTCGCCGTGTGTTTCCAGGTTGTGCTGTTCAACGAGGCGCCACCGACCGCTTAACCGGATCGCACTGTCGATTGCCCGTCCCCGTTGCTATCATGTTCACTTGTGGCGGATGTTCGCCGTTGATTATTGTTGATAATGGACTTTCATAAGCACGACGGACGCGACCACCCATGCGAATTCTTAGCGGCGTACAACCTTCCGGAAAGCTGCACCTCGGCAACTATTTCGGCGCGATGAAGCAGCACATCGAGATGCAGCACGCCCATGAGTGCTACATCTTCATCGCCAACTACCACGCGCTCACGACCATTCAAGACCCGGCGCGGCTCACCGGCCTCACGCGCGATGTCGCCATCGACTACCTCGCGCTCGGGCTGGACCCGGCCAAGGCCTGTCTCTTTCGCCAAAGCGACGTGCCGGAGGTCTGTGAGTTGGCGTGGATTCTTTCCACCGTCACCGGCAAGGGGCTGCTCGAACGGGCCGTCAGTTACAAGGACAAGACCGCACGCGGCCTCTCCGCCTCGATGGGCCTGTTCAGCTATCCGCTTCTTCAGGCGGCAGACATTCTGATTTACCGCAGCGATGCCGTGCCCGTCGGCAAGGACCAGGTGCAGCACATCGAGATGACCGCCGACATGGCGGGGTACTTTCACAATACATACAAGTGCGAGGTCTTCACACTGCCGCAGGCCAAGCTCAACGACGCCGCCATCGTGCCCGGCCTCGACGGCGAGAAGATGAGCAAAAGCTACGGCAACACGATCGATCTGTTCGAGGATGCCAGGAGCGCGAAGAAAAAGATCATGGCGATCAAGACCGACAGCACGCCGGTCGAATCGCCCAAGAACCCCGACACGTGCACCGTCTTCGCGCTGCTCAAGCTCTTCCTCGACGCGACCGAGCTGGCCGACTGGCGCCGCAGGTATGAACAAGGCGGCATGGGCTACGGCGACGCGAAAAAACGCCTGGCCGAGGCATTCGAGGCGAAGTTCGGCCCCGCACGCGAGAAGCGCGCCGCGCTCGAGAAGGACACCGCGTACATTGAGGATGTGCTTGCTGCGGCCGGCAAGAAGGCACGCACCGTTGCGCAGGCCGTCATGGAAGACGTGCGCCGGGCGTGTGGAATCGTTGTTTCAAGATAGCGAACAAGGCTGTTTGGGGAAGAGCGTATCTTGTTGTGTACCACTGCTTGAAGCAGTTGCACGCCCGTGACCATGCGGGTTGCACGGCTCGCAGCGCGCGGGCATCATGCAGCCCATGCTTCGGGCGATCATTTTCGATTTCGACGGCGTCATCGCCGACACCGAGCCGCTGCACTTCGCCGCGTTTGAACGCGTTCTGCGTGACACGCCGCTGGCCATCACGCAAGAGGAATACTTCGCTCGCTACGTCGGCCTGTCGGATCGCGTCTTTCTCGAGCGACTGGCCGCCGACCGGCGCGCGGCCGTTACGAATGAACTGCCCCGCTATTTCGATGAGAAATACCATGTCTATCTGGAGCTGATCGGCCGAGGCACGTCGCTCATCGCCGGGCTGCGCGAGTTTCTCGCCGACCTCCCTCCGACCCTGCCGGTCGCCATCTGCAGCGGTGCGCGGCGGCCGGAGATCGACTTGATACTGTCGCAGCACGACCTCGCTGCGCGCTTCCCGATCATCATCACTTCCGAAGACGTGCATTCCTCCAAACCCGAGCCACACGGCTACCTGATGACGCTGCACAAGCTTCGCGCCAGGCACCTCTACGGCAGCGAGAAATCGCGCGACATCGACCCGGTCGACGCAATGCCCGCCGATTCGTGTCTCGCCATCGAAGACAGCCCGCAGGGCATCCTCGCCGCGCGCGCCGCCGGCATGCGCACGCTGGCCATGCTTCCGTCCCACATCGCCTCGGACGTGTCAGCCGCGGATCTGCGCCGGGAGAACTTCCGCGGCCTGACGTGGGACGACCTGTGCTATCGGTTTGTTTCGTAGGTTCCGGCGGGGCTTCGCCAATCCATGATTCGCAACGTCGCACGAAACATCTGGCAGATCAGCGGCTTTCCTGCCGGAGCGATCAACAGCTACCTCATCGGGGACGGCGACCGGCACATTCTCATCGACGCCGGCTCGAAGCTCGATCGACGCATCATCCTTCGCCATCTGCGCGGCGCAAGCGTCTCACTCCTGGCACTTACACACGTACACCCCGATCACCAAGGCGCCGCCGCCGCAGCCTGCGATGCGTTCAAATGCCCGCTCGCCTGTCACGACGCCGACCGCCCCGCGATGGAGGGCCGTTCCCCCATGCTGCCGGACAATCGCCCGATCCGCTGGTCGAGCCGCTTCTTTGCGGGACCCGCGCGGCAGGTCGATCAAGCGCTGCGCGAAGGCGACGACGTGGTGGGCCTTCGTGTCATTGAGGCGCCGGGTCACACACCGGGGCACGTGATCTTCTTCCGAGAGGCCGACCGCGTGGCGATCGCCGGCGATCTCGCGACGAACATGAACTTCCTGACGATGCGGCCCGGCCTGCACCAGCCGCCGGCGTTCTTCAGCGTCGATCCGGCGCAAAACAGAACGTCATTCAAGAAGCTTGTCGAGTTGAACCCTGCCATGGTGCTGTTCGGCCACGGCCCCCCACTGCGCGACATGGACGCTCTGCGCGCCTTTGCCCAGCGGTTGGAGCGCGGTCAGCGCGCGGCGTGCGAAGGCGCCTGAACTTCGTCGGCCGGAATCTCCATGCGACCGGTCGCCGGACAGCGCTGCAGCCGCGTCGCCGCGCGGCGGAATCTCTTGCGAAACTCCGCCTCGTCCATCTTCGCGGCTGTCGTCAGCTTCGCGAGCATCACGGGATTGTCGAGGTCTTCGCTTTCAAGTCGAATCATGTACGCCCGCGCCGTGCGATAGCCGTCGGAATCGATATCGACCTGCCGGATGCGCGTGCGATTGGTCTGCGGATCGACCATGTCGCTGAATCGCATCGGCACCAGCTCGTTCGACTGGATCGTGACCATGACGCCAACGGACAGGTCGATCTTCGGGTCGAGCAGGATGCGGATCGCCCCGTTGCCCAGCTCGCGGCAGTAGGCGATGTCCAGCGGTGTCGGCGGGGCGCATCGCAACATATAGCCAATCGTCTGTGGAATGATCGTCAGGCTGTCGCTTCGCTCGCCGAACCGCCGCGTCAGCTCGTCGGTCAGCATGCGCGCCAACGGCACCTCGGCCAGGCGCAGATGCCCCGCCGCGTCCATCGGCACCTTCTTGTTCAGCATGCGCTCCAGTTCCTCGCGGTCGCCCAGTCGATAGGCCAGGCCCTCCGCGACGATCGCCACGCCATCCACGCGCCCCATCGCCCGCCGCTTGATGATCGCGCCCTCCAGCACGTCCGCGATCTGCCCCAGCGTCACCGTCTCGGCGAACTCCTCGGGGATCAGCGTCAACGTCGCGCCCGTCGCCTTGCCCATGCCCAGCGCCAGGAATCCTGCGTGCCGCCCCATTGCCACGACGATGTACCAGCGGCCGGTCGTCTTCGCGTCTTCCATCAGATTCGCGATCAACTCGCTGCCCAGATGCCGCGCGGTATTAAAGCCAAATGTAGGAATATCCCCCGGCAGCGGAAGATCGTTATCAATCGTCTTGGGCACGTGCACGACCCGGATGCGCCCGTGGCTGCGCTCCGAAACAAACCGAGCCGACAGCGCCGTGTCGTCTCCCCCGATCGTCACAACGTGCGTCACCCCCAGCTCGGTGAAATGCCGCAGTACGCGGTCCACTTTCGCGTTGTCCGGCCGGACCGTCATGTCCTCATCAAGGGCCGATTCATCGAGCAGCGTCGTCCGCGCCGTCCGCAAGATCGAGCCGCCATCGAAGTGAATCCGCGCGACGCGCGAAATGGTCAACTCCTCGGTGTGCCGCTCGGCGACGAACCGGTCGCTGGACAGGTGTTTGAAGCCATCGAGAATGCCGACGACCGTCATTCCCTTGTTGATGGCTTCAATGGTCGTCGCGCCGATGACTGCGTTGATCCCCGGCGCCGGACCGCCCCCCACAATGATCGCCAAGCGAGAATGAGCCACCTACACGCTCCTCAATACGCCGAGTAAAACGGTTTACCGATTACGATAAAGGCGATTATAGCATGACCCCTGCGCCCCGTCATCGTCCGGTGAAGACCGTACGACGATCTACGAAGCATAGTTTGTTCCCGAATGGATCGGCGAAATAGAAAGACCGCTCGCCCCAAGGCCGCGTGGCGACCTTCCCGGCCGGGTCGCCGTGGACGTCGCCGGTATCGAACACCGCACCCGCCTTCTGACAGGCGATGTACACATGCTCTAGGTCATCGACTGCGAGGTAGAGATGCTCCGGCAGTGGCGTAGGGCGGCCATCGTCCCCGTCCGCCTTTGGGTCGTAACAGGCGAGGATCGTCCCGTCGCAATCGAAGTAATGGCGGCCGTCCGAAACCCGCATCCCCGGCATGCCCAGTACGGCGGCGTAGAATGCAGCGGCCTGCTCGATGTCCGCAACCGGAACGATCACGCGGTAGAGCTTAGGGTTCATGCTCGGACCTCCGCTGTGGTAGTGTACCGGCATCATGGCCCTGTCGCTCGACGAGAAACGTGAGATTCGCGTCACGTGTGCGCTGCTGATCCCGCCCTATCTGCGCGCCGAAATCGAGACGCTGGGCTATCAACTGATCGACGAGGGCCGCGCGTATGTCGAGCTTTTCGGCACGCTGCGCGACGCCATGCGGCTGAACCTGCACCTCCGCACTGCCCAGCATGTCCTTTGTCTGCTTAACCGGTTCGATTGCGACGGGCCGGACCAGCTCTATCGCGCGGTGAACGCTCTGCCGTGGGAGACCATCGTCGCCGCCGACGGTTATCTCACGGTCAGCAGCAGCGTCAATCACCCAACGATCAACAGTTGGGCGTTCGCGAGCCTGAAAGTAAAGGACGCCATCGTCGACCGCATCGCGGACAAGCTGGGCCGCCGGCCGGACAGCGGGCCGGACCGTCGCGGCGTGGTGGTGCATCTCGAGTGGCACGGCGATCAGGCGGCGGTGTACCTGAACACGTCGGGGAACAAGTTGTCGGACCGGGGGTATCGGCGCATTCCGCACAAAGCGCCGATGGCCGAGACGCTGGCGGCGGCGGTGTTGATGGCGGCGGGGTACGACGGCAGCGGCGTGCTGGTGAATCCGATGTGCGGCAGCGGGACGCTGGCGATCGAGGCGGCGCTGATGGCGACGGGCCGCGCGCCGGGGTTGCTGCGCAGCGATTACGGGCTGTTGCACGTGCTGGGGATGGACACGGAGGCGTGGCAGGCTGCGCGGCGCGAGGCGGCGAAGGGGAACGCGGCGACAAGAGGGAATGCAGCGGTCAAATCGCGCAACAAGACGGGCGGCTCAATGATCATCGCGAGCGACATCGACCCGGCGGCGCTGGCGGCGGCAAAACAGAACGCGAAAACAGCGGGGGTGGATCATCTCATCGAGTTTGCGCAGTGCGACTTTGCCGAGACGCGCGTGCCGGAACTGGGAGAGGGCTCCGGCATCGTGCTGTTGAACCCCGAATACGGCGAGCGGATGGGGGATGAGAAGGCGCTGGAGGCGACGTACGCGCGGATCGGCGATTTCTTCAAGCAGCGTTGCGCCGGCTACACGGGCCTTATCTTCACCGGCAACCGCAATCTGGCGAAACACGTCGGCCTGCGCGCCAGCCGGCGGATCGAATTCTGGAACGCGCGGATCGACTGCCGGTTGATGCGCTATGAGATGTACCGCGGGACGCGCGAGGCGTATGGGGCGAGCGGCCAATTGAAACTTGGCGATTCAAAATCTCGCCCATCCGAGCCGCGACCGTGAGGGAGCGCCGCGCGTAGCAGAATCAATCGCAATCACTTGTGCGGCGCACCGTCACTTTCTGCGGCGTTAACTTGCGCGTTGGTAATGATCGCTCGAACTAAGCCGTCAAACTCCCTGCCACACTCCGGGCACCGGCCCGTTTCAACCGTCAGGCCGCGGAGCAGGTAGCCGCACTTGATGCACACAGGCACGCCCTGCTTCAGCAATTCGCTTCGCAACATCGACTGCATGCCCTGTCGATGAAACCGGCGAATCAGCAGCACGGCGGCAAGAAGCATCACAACGAACGAGAGGGCCTTCTCCATCAGCGACGGCCATTGCACGAAGTGCATGGCGTACCGGCCGAAGAAGTAAACAGACATGCTGACCAGCCAGATCAGGCCGACGCCGACCCAGTAACTCCATTGATTCGGGCGGCCCGCGTCTTTTGCGATCTGTCTTAGAGCGGCGATTCGCTTCTCATCCGATTCAAAGTAATCCATCTCCGGGAGGCCTGCGAGGGTGAGATTCAGCGGGTTGAACCGGATGCGAGGCCGCGCGGACAACGAGGCGTCTGGCTCGTGTCTGGAATTCGGCGACGCTTTGTCGCTTTCATCGGTGCTCGATGGTGGCTTGAGCGTCATGAAACGAGACTCGTCTTCCGAACATGGCCGCCAGTTGCGGCGGCCGTACTATTCATCGGCGTCTCACGGATCGCATCGTGCCACTGCTTGAAGCAGCGGCACACTCGGCACACTTCGCGCACACGGCACACTCGGCGCAGGCTCATGCTGTTGCGGTTTCAGCGCTGCACACAACAGTTAACGCTCCAACCCCAGTTCTGTCACGCGCTCGCGCGAGCGGCCCATCGCGGGTACAATCCCACACTACGAAGGAGACCCCATGGCGAAGCGTCGCGGTTCGAACGGGCGGCAGGCAACGAAGGACAAGGGCGTCATCGTGTCGTTTCGGGTGGACCGGCACCTGGCCGACGTGCTGAACCAGGTGCCCGACAAGTCGGCGTTCATTCGAGACATCATTCTGCGCAGTTTCTACGAGACCTGCCCGGTCTGCCGCGGGCGCGGCGTCTTGCCGGCGGAGCTTTCGCGCTGGGCCGCCGGGCGACTCAAGGCCGACGCGTCCGTCGAGTGCTCGTGCTGCCTCTACGGCTACCCGAAGCAGACGCTACCGGCGAAGCACCGCAAGACGGCCGAGCCGTTCGTCTGCCCGCATTGCGAGTCGCACGACCACCGTCATTGAGCGATTGCGTGGTGATCGATGTCGCGGGGCGCTGATTGAATCGCGGCGAGCAAACTCGCTGGAGAAATACAAATTACGATACAGGTTACGATGAACCAATTCGATTCTCATCCCACCATTCGCCCCGCCGCCGACTCGCGCGACTTCTCCGAAATCGGCCTGCTCATGCGTGAGTATCTCACCGAATTGGGCGTCGACTTATGCTTTCAGGATTTCGAGGGCGAGGTGGCCGACCTGCCCCGCACCTACGCCGCGCCGGATGGGGCGCTGCTCATCGCCCGCGCCGAGATCGACCCGTCCTCTCGTCACCAGCCAACGGATCGCGCCGCCGCCGCAGGCTGCGTCGCCCTGCGCCGGGTCGGTGACACGCTCTGCGAGATGAAGCGGCTCTACGTCCGCCCGGCTCATCGCGGCAGCGGCCTGGGCCGGCGACTCGTTGAGGCTGCGCTCGATCGCGCCCGCGAGATGGGCTTCTCGCGCGTGTGCCTCAATACCGTCGTGCCGAAGATGCCAACCGCGGTCGCCCTGTACCGGTCGATGGGCTTTGTCGAAATCGAGCCGTTTGACTGTCACCCGGTCGACGGCACGCTGGCGATGGGCCGGCCTCTGTAGCACCGCGGTCGATGCCGCGCGGTTGTCGCGGCCGTCTGCATGTATTAGACTGTGGTATAGGCGGGGCCGATTCGAATCAATGGGACCATCGCCATGTTTCAACCCGTCTTGATCTGGCTGATCTTGCCGTTTTGCATTGCGCAGGATGATTCGGCATCGGGCTGGTCGCGTGACATGCCCGAGGCGCTTCGCAAAGCCCTCGACTATCGCAGCAAACCGCGAACGGGGTATGCGAAGTTCAAAGTGAAAAGCCGTGTCGGATATGCGCCAATCGTTGAGGCGCGTTACGAGCAGCGCTTTGCCGGCAACAATGTCGTCAGCAGGTACGCCTACGGCGAGGGCCGGGACGACCGCGAGTTGTTCTTGGCGGAGGATGGACTAACCGTCAACTGCATCAACAACCCTCCGAGCGTGTACGGCTCGAAAGCCTCCTCGCCTTTGACGCCTGACATTCGCACGCTGGGCCTGATTCCGGGCCTTTTTTCATCCATGAATCTTACGGACTGCATCAACATGCTCACAGTGCAAGGCAAACGCGAGTATCGATGGCGCATGGCCGGCGATGGAAAGATCCATGTCGAAGGTCGCAACAACAAGGAGAGCGGTGCGACGGATGAGATCAATTGGATCATCGATCCCTCGCGAGATTTCTCGATCGTCCACATCGCACGCACGTTGAACTCGCCCCCGTACGGCGAGAAGACGTACTACGAGTCGAAAATCGAAATCGGGCAATTCGATGGGTTCTGGTGGCCCCGGCGAGTAACTGCTCAACGCGATTCCACCAAACTGGCCGTGGACGTCGACGTGCTGGAACTCGAATTCAATCGCGCGGCCCATCCGCAGAAAATCGGCGTTGATCAGCTCGAATTGCCCATCGGGATGCTAGTCAACATCACGATGTCAAAGTGCGAAGATTGGGGCTGGCACGAACTGCAAACGTTTGAGTACACGGGCGACAACAACCTTGTGCCAAAAGGTGAACCTCATCGAATCAAAGTAAGCAACTATAACATTCCACGGTTGATCGATTCCGGCCAATTCACACGGACCGCGGACGGCAATCTGCACATCGAAGTGACTCCCACCATGGTCAACAGCGACGGAAAGATGGGGCCCTATCCACCCGAGTCGCGCAGCACGATCGCCGGCAATCCGGATGAGTGGGAGATTTACGTTCGCCGATGGATCGCACGGTACAGCGGCGAGGGACCGACGCCGGTCAAGGTGCCGCTCGACGAGAAGCAAAAGGCCGCGGCGATGGCGATACTCGAAGACTGCCGCAAGCAGGCCCGGCCGCTGGTCGAGCGCCGCAAGGCCGAGCGAATCGAAGCGGAAAAGACGTTCAATGCGCGGAACGCGGCAGTGCTCGCCGCGTCCCGGGGCGACGCGAAACCTCCCTCGGCGCTGGTTCAGGACTTCCAGGCCGCGCAGAAGCGAGTCAGCGCGCTCCAACAGCCTGACCCGCAGGTTGAAGCGATTTTTGAGTCACTCAAGATGCGCCTCAACGGGCTTCCCACGGCAAAGCAGCGCATGCCGGGAAGGTAACTCCACCCGTCGCGCGCAAGAAAACGGGCGCACCGCGCTGTCGCACGATGCGCCCGCTGATGGGTTGCCAATCATCACTGACGACTCCGACCCGCACGATCATTCAGGTCGGCGTCATCACTCATCGGCTGCCGGTCAGAAAAAGTCAATCAGCGAGATCAGCAGATCGACGTACTCCGCCAGAGCCGTCTTCTGCGCCGAAGGCACCATCCAATCCTGCGGTGCGTTGACGCCGTCGATGCGATCCAGCAGGTTCTCCAACTGGTTCTGGGCCGCGTTGTAGTTCCCGTGGCTGATCAGCGCCGAAGCCAGCGCCGCGTGCAACGCAAGCGTGGCCCGCCGTGCCTTCTTGGCGATGGCGTTGTTCCCGGTAAACAGGTTGTGATCCATTTGCAGGATGTCGATCGCCAGTTGGCACGTCAGGCTTTGGAGGTATCCCTGCGTGACGCCGGGCTCCAACGGCAACGGGTCAACGTTGTCAGCGACGCCGTCGCCATCGGTATCGGCGCTGCACGGAGACGTGTGGAGCGTCAACAGCTCGTAGCCGTCGGGCAGGCTGTCACCATCCGAATCAGCCTGCGTCGGGTTCGGGCAGCCCGACCCCATGGCGGTGTCAACTTCAACGCCATCGCTCAAGCCGTCGCCGTCGGTGTCCGCGACAAGCGGATTCGTGCCGAAGACGGTCTCGTTCGCGTTCGACAAGCCGTCGCCGTCGATGTCGCCGTCGCAGGCATCGCCGATGCCGTCGCCGTCGAGGTCGGCCTGATCGGCGTTGGCGGTACTCGGACAGTTGTCCACATCGCCGCACAGTCCGTCGCCGTCCAGATCGTTGGCCGGATCATTCGGGCAGGCGTCGCAGGCATCGCCCTGCGCGTCGCCATCGGCGTTTTCCTGGCCGGTGTTCGCCACGTTCGGGCAGTTGTCCTCGTCGCCGCAGACGCCGTCGCCGTCCGCATCGTTGTTGGCGTCGAGCGGGCAGAGGTCACAGGCGTCGCCGAGCAGATCGCCGTCGGAGTCCTCCTGACCGGGGTTGGCAAAGCCGGGGCAGTTGTCGAGGTCTTCGCAGACGCCGTCACCGTCGCCGTCGTTGCTGGCGTCGTTGGAACAGACGTCGCAGATGTCGCCGATGCCGTCGCTGTCGGCGTCGTCCTGGCCGGCGTTGGGCAGCGTCGGGCAGTTGTCCACGTTCCCGCAGACGCCGTCGCCGTCGGAATCGTTGGCCGCGTCGAACGGGCACGCGTCGCACGCGTCGCCCAGACCGTCGCCGTCGGCATCCTCCTGACCAGGGTTGGCGTCGTCGGGGCAGTTGTCATCCTCGTCGGCGATGCCGTCGTCGTCGGCATCGGTCTCGGCAGGAGCAAACCGCAGGTTGTCAATCGCACCGGAAGGCGCCGAAACGGTCACGCGATGAATGGGCGTGGTCGATTCGATGCCGACAAAGCCGTGTTCGAGAAAGCCGCAGCCCGAGCCGTCAATGAACGGTCCTGTGAAGACCGCCGTCTCGATCACGTTGTTGTCCTCGTCGAAGGCCGTGAAGGTCGCGTTCTGGAAAAAGATCGCGACAAAGACAAACCCGAAGGCCTGCACCGGCGGGTCGAATTCCATCGACGTGGTGTTCGAAGCGGAGAGGCCGTACGGCGTCGAGCCGCCGGCGATGTCCTGAAGCAGCCGGAAGCACGCGTCGCTGTCGCGCACCACGCGGACATTCGGCTGAATCGTGACGCCCTGCGCCGCGTACTCGCCTGCGGGCATCGTGATGTTGGACATCACGGGCAGCGTCGCGCCGGAGCCGTCCTGCTCGAACGTGATGTGCGTGTGAGCGACCGAGTTGAAGTAACTGGCATCGGTGATGGGTGCGGCCCATGACCGATGGCCGGCTCCCAGCAACAGCGATCCCGCCGCGAGCGCGGCAAAAAAGAAACGTGTGCGCGTCAACATGTCTCGTCCTCCCAGAAGTGATGGTGCATCGCCGATGCGCGGTCCACGTGAGCCGCTCGGCGTGGGCAAGAGACGCCCCGATGGAGCGCATTATCCGAATTCGTCATCGGCGTTTCAAGAAATTTCGCAGGAGAAGATGTCACAATGTTGCACTGCGCAGGTTCTGCGCGGTCGCCGGGTCCCGCGCGCGGGCCGGCCGACGGCATGCAATCTCGACTTCAATCAGGTGGTGGGGC includes these proteins:
- a CDS encoding Glyoxalase-like domain protein, with the translated sequence MNPKLYRVIVPVADIEQAAAFYAAVLGMPGMRVSDGRHYFDCDGTILACYDPKADGDDGRPTPLPEHLYLAVDDLEHVYIACQKAGAVFDTGDVHGDPAGKVATRPWGERSFYFADPFGNKLCFVDRRTVFTGR
- the rlmL gene encoding Ribosomal RNA large subunit methyltransferase L — translated: MALSLDEKREIRVTCALLIPPYLRAEIETLGYQLIDEGRAYVELFGTLRDAMRLNLHLRTAQHVLCLLNRFDCDGPDQLYRAVNALPWETIVAADGYLTVSSSVNHPTINSWAFASLKVKDAIVDRIADKLGRRPDSGPDRRGVVVHLEWHGDQAAVYLNTSGNKLSDRGYRRIPHKAPMAETLAAAVLMAAGYDGSGVLVNPMCGSGTLAIEAALMATGRAPGLLRSDYGLLHVLGMDTEAWQAARREAAKGNAATRGNAAVKSRNKTGGSMIIASDIDPAALAAAKQNAKTAGVDHLIEFAQCDFAETRVPELGEGSGIVLLNPEYGERMGDEKALEATYARIGDFFKQRCAGYTGLIFTGNRNLAKHVGLRASRRIEFWNARIDCRLMRYEMYRGTREAYGASGQLKLGDSKSRPSEPRP
- a CDS encoding acetyltransferase encodes the protein MNQFDSHPTIRPAADSRDFSEIGLLMREYLTELGVDLCFQDFEGEVADLPRTYAAPDGALLIARAEIDPSSRHQPTDRAAAAGCVALRRVGDTLCEMKRLYVRPAHRGSGLGRRLVEAALDRAREMGFSRVCLNTVVPKMPTAVALYRSMGFVEIEPFDCHPVDGTLAMGRPL
- a CDS encoding Alpha-agarase precursor, with the protein product MLTRTRFFFAALAAGSLLLGAGHRSWAAPITDASYFNSVAHTHITFEQDGSGATLPVMSNITMPAGEYAAQGVTIQPNVRVVRDSDACFRLLQDIAGGSTPYGLSASNTTSMEFDPPVQAFGFVFVAIFFQNATFTAFDEDNNVIETAVFTGPFIDGSGCGFLEHGFVGIESTTPIHRVTVSAPSGAIDNLRFAPAETDADDDGIADEDDNCPDDANPGQEDADGDGLGDACDACPFDAANDSDGDGVCGNVDNCPTLPNAGQDDADSDGIGDICDVCSNDASNDGDGDGVCEDLDNCPGFANPGQEDSDGDLLGDACDLCPLDANNDADGDGVCGDEDNCPNVANTGQENADGDAQGDACDACPNDPANDLDGDGLCGDVDNCPSTANADQADLDGDGIGDACDGDIDGDGLSNANETVFGTNPLVADTDGDGLSDGVEVDTAMGSGCPNPTQADSDGDSLPDGYELLTLHTSPCSADTDGDGVADNVDPLPLEPGVTQGYLQSLTCQLAIDILQMDHNLFTGNNAIAKKARRATLALHAALASALISHGNYNAAQNQLENLLDRIDGVNAPQDWMVPSAQKTALAEYVDLLISLIDFF